Proteins co-encoded in one Brassica oleracea var. oleracea cultivar TO1000 chromosome C4, BOL, whole genome shotgun sequence genomic window:
- the LOC106341174 gene encoding heat stress transcription factor B-4b-like produces MRCKRHTVDSSSTIGVCASCLRERLFSLAASEDNDHHHHVHSRTSPPPPPPPLVFPRSVSPYAAARNSDAGGGGDSLASYGGEGSKSSEKVFETNRSVKKKQTGLSRFSTLFGTDRSWFSMVLSPRSKTTTCYIEDLIAAESNHHQQRPRHSYCKGMSPANELESFDDSPGRARRTPATTGTPGRRKTAATTMGLCLSPLVRAKPNCSFGYTGYHPKSPVKPHISTATSFSANRSKKLADFGRADNRR; encoded by the coding sequence ATGAGGTGTAAGAGACATACAGTTGACTCCAGCAGCACTATCGGCGTTTGCGCTTCTTGTCTCCGTGAACGTCTCTTCTCTCTCGCCGCCTCTGAAGACAACGATCATCATCATCATGTCCATTCAAGAACTTCTCCTCCTCCTCCTCCTCCTCCTCTGGTTTTCCCTCGCTCTGTTTCTCCTTACGCTGCTGCTAGAAACTCCGACGCCGGAGGAGGAGGAGACTCTTTAGCTTCTTACGGCGGAGAAGGATCAAAGTCATCGGAAAAAGTCTTTGAAACCAACCGATCGGTTAAGAAGAAACAGACCGGTTTATCTCGGTTCTCTACCTTATTCGGAACGGACCGGTCATGGTTCTCCATGGTCCTCTCCCCACGGTCGAAAACTACTACGTGTTACATCGAGGACTTGATCGCCGCCGAATCAAATCATCACCAGCAACGACCTAGGCATAGCTACTGCAAAGGAATGTCTCCGGCGAACGAGCTGGAATCTTTTGATGATTCTCCGGGGAGAGCGAGAAGAACGCCGGCGACGACGGGAACTCCGGGAAGAAGAAAGACGGCGGCGACGACGATGGGTTTGTGCTTGAGTCCGCTAGTGAGAGCTAAGCCTAACTGTTCTTTTGGATATACCGGTTATCATCCAAAATCTCCGGTTAAGCCACACATTTCAACGGCGACGTCTTTTAGCGCGAACCGGTCTAAGAAGCTGGCCGATTTTGGTAGAGCTGATAACCGCCGTTGA
- the LOC106337312 gene encoding ras-related protein RABH1b-like, with the protein MAPVSALAKYKLVFLGDQSVGKTSIITRFMYDKFDNTYQATIGIDFLSKTMYLEDRTVRLQLWDTAGQERFRSLIPSYIRDSSVAVIVYDVASRQSFLNTAKWIDEVRTERGSDVIVVLVGNKTDLVDKRQVSIEEAEAKARELNVMFIETSAKAGFNIKALFRKIAAALPGMETLSSTKQEDMVDVNLKSSNANASSAQQQSGGCSC; encoded by the exons ATGGCTCCGGTCTCGGCGCTCGCCAAGTATAAGCTCGTGTTTCTGGGAGATCAATCCGTCGGGAAGACGAGTATCATCACTCGATTCATGTACGACAAGTTCGACAACACTTACCAG GCCACAATTGGTATTGATTTTCTATCAAAGACAATGTACCTTGAAGATCGAACTGTCAGACTGCAGTTGTG GGATACAGCTGGGCAAGAGAGGTTTAGGAGTCTTATTCCGAGCTATATCAGGGACTCTTCTGTTGCTGTTATTGTCTATGATGTTGCAA GCAGGCAATCGTTTCTGAACACTGCTAAGTGGATCGATGAGGTTAGGACAGAGCGTGGTAGTGATGTCATAGTTGTGCTCGTGGGAAATAAAACCGACCTTGTGGACAAAAG GCAAGTGTCAATAGAGGAAGCAGAAGCCAAGGCTCGTGAACTTAATGTAATGTTCATCGAAACCAGTGCCAAAGCAGGCTTCAACATAAAG GCTCTTTTCCGCAAGATAGCAGCAGCTTTGCCCGGAATGGAAACACTGTCTTCAACAAAGCAAGAAGATATGGTTGATGTGAATCTCAAGTCTTCCAATGCCAATGCATCTTCGGCTCAGCAGCAATCAGGAGGATGCTCTTGTTAA
- the LOC106339231 gene encoding LOW QUALITY PROTEIN: putative pre-mRNA-splicing factor ATP-dependent RNA helicase DHX16 (The sequence of the model RefSeq protein was modified relative to this genomic sequence to represent the inferred CDS: deleted 2 bases in 1 codon), with protein MKAQQKVQVFIFESVKITTIKYVVDPGFSKMKSYNPRTGMEFLLITPISKASATQRAGRAGRTSAGKCYRLYTAFNYKNDLEESTVPEVQRTNLASVVLALKSLGIHDLISFDFMDPPPAEALVKALELLFGLGALNKVGELTKAGRRMAEFPLDPMLSKMIVVSDKYKCSDEVLSIAAMLSVGGSVFYGPKDKQVHADNARMNFHAGNVGDHIALLKVYSSWKETNYSTQWCYENYVQVRSMKRARDIRDQLEGLVERVETEISSSNMNELDSVRKSIVAGFFPHTARLQKNGSYRTVKHPQTVHIHPNSGLSQLFFVGVVVYHELVLTSKEYMRQVTELKPEWLIELAPHYYQLKDVEDDASKKMPKAAAI; from the exons ATGAAGGCCCAACAAAAG GTCCAGGTGTTCA TTTTCGAGTCGGTTAAGATAACAACTATAAAGTATGTTGTAGATCCTGGATTCAGCAAGATGAAGTCGTATAACCCGAGGACAGGGATGGAGTTTTTGCTGATCACTCCCATCTCCAAGGCTTCAGCGACTCAACGCGCTGGTCGAGCTGGAAGAACAAGCGCGGGGAAGTGTTACCGTCTCTACACAGCGTTTAACTACAAGAACGACTTGGAGGAAAGCACGGTGCCGGAAGTGCAGAGGACGAATCTCGCGAGCGTGGTGCTTGCTTTGAAGAGTCTTGGGATCCATGATCTGATCAGCTTTGATTTCATGGACCCTCCACCTGCTGAAGCACTCGTGAAGGCTTTGGAGCTTCTGTTCGGTCTGGGTGCTCTGAATAAGGTTGGTGAGCTGACGAAAGCTGGTAGGAGGATGGCGGAGTTTCCCCTTGATCCCATGTTGTCGAAGATGATTGTTGTTTCGGATAAGTACAAGTGCTCAGATGAGGTGTTATCGATTGCTGCTATGCTGTCGGTTGGAGGGTCTGTCTTCTACGGGCCTAAGGACAAGCAGGTTCACGCTGACAATGCGAGGATGAATTTTCACGCTGGAAATGTCGGTGACCACATTGCTTTGCTC AAGGTTTACAGCTCGTGGAAGGAAACGAACTACTCTACACAGTGGTGCTATGAGAACTATGTTCAGGTAAGGAGCATGAAAAGAGCGAGAGATATCCGTGACCAGTTGGAAGGACTTGTGGAGAGAGTGGAAACAGAAATCAGCTCATCAAACATGAACGAATTGGATTCGGTTAGGAAGTCCATTGTAGCTG GTTTTTTCCCGCACACTGCGAGGCTGCAGAAGAATGGATCATATCGAACTGTGAAGCATCCTCAGACGGTGCACATACATCCCAATTCAGGCTTATCTCAG TTATTCTTTGTAGGTGTTGTTGTATATCATGAACTAGTGCTCACCTCCAAGGAATACATGCGACAG GTAACGGAGTTGAAACCAGAGTGGTTGATTGAGTTAGCTCCACATTACTACCAGCTCAAGGACGTTGAAGATG ATGCATCAAAGAAAATGCCCAAAGCTGCTGCGATCTAA